In Xiphophorus maculatus strain JP 163 A chromosome 2, X_maculatus-5.0-male, whole genome shotgun sequence, one genomic interval encodes:
- the kiaa1147 gene encoding protein LCHN produces the protein MVEQSDRAPLLDWEEIPPPDPNQAAQPPPEPQREDDTAAADKRTPMSGTGWSGAVPTVPTAVTYSPTRNITAVVVSRDKPTGCGFARPQPPGSNLPFPGVTARGQWEEKDQILAVFVVTFDTRSGNMVEWCLPHDVNLDGVEFKSMASGSHRITSDFIYFRKGKYFGLACFANMPVESELERGARMKSVGILSPSYTLLYRYMHFLENQVRHQLHCPGQYSPLEAFYEDKKAVLPPTGNGLVSSCPTWTVSAINRCMHPEMKITHPAGCMSQFIQFFGEQIMVLWKFVLLRKRLLIFSPPPIGVVCYRVYCCCCLANVSIPGIGVSVPELRPFFYINIADISTLETEFSYVACTTEKIFEDKKELYDVYIDNQNVKTHRNHLQPLLRLNAADKEKYRKLSEQRQMLLYSQEVDENCTANEEDLFILFFMELNNRIFQTLCEVAGSSDPTITADHMRAMGLDPQGDRSFLEDLLVVYGIDVTLLIDNLCCS, from the exons ATGGTGGAGCAGTCGGACCGAGCCCCGCTGCTGGACTGGGAGGAGATCCCACCGCCCGACCCGAACCAAGCGGCCCAGCCGCCGCCTGAGCCGCAGCGGGAGGACGACACCGCCGCGGCGGACAAACGGACACCGATGTCCGGTACGGGGTGGAGCGGCGCCGTCCCCACCGTCCCCACCGCCGTTACCTACAGCCCCACACGGAACATCACAGCTGTGGTTGTGAGCAGAGACAAGCCGACCGGGTGCGGCTTCGCTCGCCCGCAGCCTCCCGGGTCTAACCTGCCGTTCCCCGGGGTCACGGCGCGGGGTCAGTGGGAGGAGAAGGACCAGATCCTGGCTGTTTTTGTGGTGACTTTTGATACGAGATCAG GGAATATGGTGGAGTGGTGTCTGCCTCATGACGTCAACCTGGACGGAGTGGAGTTCAAGTCCATGGCCAGCGGCTCCCACCGGATCACCAGTGACTTCAT ATATTTTCGTAAAGGGAAATACTTCGGGCTGGCCTGCTTTGCCAACATGCCGGTGGAGAGTGAGCTGGAGCGCGGAGCGAGGATGAAGTCCGTGGGAATCCTGTCTCCGTCCTACACTCTGCTGTACCGCTACATGCACTTCCTGGAGAACCAAGTCAG ACACCAGCTGCACTGTCCAGGCCAGTACTCACCGCTGGAGGCCTTTTACGAGGATAAGAAGGCGGTTCTGCCGCCGACAGGAAACGGTTTGGTTTCGTCATGCCCAACCTGGACCGTCTCCGCTATAAACCGCTGCATGCACCCAGAGATGAAG ATCACCCACCCAGCTGGCTGCATGTCCCAGTTCATCCAGTTTTTTGGCGAGCAGATTATGGTGCTGTGGAAGTTTGTTCTGCTCCGGAAGCGGCTCCTCATCTTCTCTCCTCCACCCATCGGCGTGGTCTGCTACCGGG TGTACTGCTGTTGCTGCCTGGCTAATGTTTCGATCCCTGGAATCGGTGTTTCTGTGCCTGAATTACGGCCGTTTTTCTACATCAACATTGCTGACATCAGCACCCTGGAAACAGAGTTTTCATACGTCGCTT gCACCACAGAGAAGATTTTTGAGGACAAGAAGGAGCTGTATGATGTCTACATTGATAACCAGAATGTGAAGACGCACAGAAACCATCTGCAGCCGCTGCTCAGGCTGAACGCCGCGGATAAGGAGAAGTACAGGAAACTGAGTGAACAAAG aCAGATGCTGCTGTACTCTCAGGAGGTGGATGAAAACTGCACAGCCAACGAAGAGGATCTGTTCATTTT GTTCTTCATGGAGCTGAACAACCGGATCTTCCAGACCCTGTGTGAGGTGGCGGGCAGCTCTGATCCCACCATCACCGCTGACCACATGAGGGCCATGGGGCTGGACCCCCAGGGGGACCGCTCCTTCCTGGAGGACCTGCTGGTGGTTTACGGCATCGACGTCACGCTGCTCATAGACAACCTCTGCTGTTCCTAA
- the nup205 gene encoding nuclear pore complex protein Nup205 — MAVPMAVNSGASLWGPLKELWETVDGAILRRQSETVHLLDLQLKKHKPHFLSLFKNPPKSPEQREKVRKASTEGIAIQGQQGSRLLPEQLLTEAFILSDLFDIGELAALELLLAGEQQQPHFPGLTRGLVAVLLYWDGKLCVANSLRTLIQSRHGKTFTLDLSEELVALTTRFTDELMSQGLTKRILTLVSDISVTREFERLQKERGLGNEKHRKEVSDLIRECRQALADSLFSWTCQSPLTRDDTLALIGHLETVTAQADGSLDSVNLALVMALLYCLDVSFIEQGTEDREDLLQALPLLTERQYVSAVHSRLMDGQPWKLPGLQAVCRLAWALALRVLSQLPQGSALVEFTEADEALADQALLGDVFLFMKEGILGCNACAQEEFYIRRLHSLITDFLALMPMKVKQLRNRADEDARLVHMSLQMDSELPSSLRKDLDHLMVLIGEFYTKDPFGLELGLEFWCPTESLQHTSLQGSYLGMALQRPPHKQVVLSKFVRQMGDLLPSTLYISYLSMLKGLANGPQCAHYCFSLLKTNGATHSDNIQGASGSPVSWEHFFHSLMLYHENLRRDLPNPDSAHYRHPPLRGITQRELEGLTAFLQLLTTIITWSENARLALCEHPQWTPVVVMLGLLQCSVPPVLKAELLQSLAAFGKSPEIAASLWQSLEYTQILQTVRAPGQRQAAGIEVELNEIESSCEEYPLTRAFCHLISTLVESSIPGNLGAGLRVPGFQPYLNFLRDSVFLPFPTRAYRRPAEKWEVADSVLEVFHKLLRDYEPQPSDFVQETVELQGEQVLAHKPPGHSIMFHLLNDSPMLALCLSLLEEGVRQLDTYALFPGKKHLESAVLHCLCLLDLALQKEVMFMDLLRESQSSLLVSPLEQLFQGVSPQTRRADHIVNIARYLYHSSSNPEAAFQSARILRRIANYPNIQIRLVGDFTHDQAVSAKLMAGFVECLDNEEAEEGTEGEDDVDRPKKVARIRHKTQIHILNLLITSLELKAPNLALYLLGYEVKKPVASTNLQDPGVLGCLRSCLHAILSLLQRGTEKRSGPVLTQQAPHLAELCYQVIYQLCACPDTSGPTMRYLRTSQDFLFSHLQHLPFVLTENQIAALSQMSWLMKTAAIELRVTSLNRQRSHTQRLLSLLLDDQPHPQHAADGESGMEEDSRSVSGFLHFETVCKVRRKLLSVLDAIDFSQDLPELLQLDFFERAQIEQVISNCEHVNEQGHTVCNVKLLHRVLVAEVNALQGMAAIGQRPLLMEEVNSILQQVVERNRVRRSLSAKRHALQSWRSLVETLLTACPADLIPADDRQLIIRDLLLDLFDKVLSEDAAGELMSIVAGAVFTLTAQLSQSVLSEQQQGVGSEASSGFASIANSALHLILRKLLDFILCTGGGYQRLRAHLYGSLLYYLQMAQKPEEPDTLQTAGKAMWERLTAPEDGFSKLQRENLAIIESYGKTLMEVVCRDACDGHEISRMLALAVLDRILSIDRQNQWLLYVCNSGYLRSLVESLRQDDAALQSLLAPQPPLLKPLYIYESKMALLTRVAKSGQGAVELLRCGLVAQLIECQVFDMVPDSDSHRMMRDPSGFIPSPIDRYRQILLPTLKLLQVILTSTSMNHQQGAAQVLQWLIVHADTVQSLLRCQDLSLGSLKELSLLTAIISKTALPGVLEMGGDINSAALMEFQGHITRFQRLCLSLLGRLAGSERERLLKQADISSPGDSAERREEMEAAMMQVCANIMEFCQTLLLQSSSQAQFSICLFSPSGSEPAGRDGARSDLSSSVPSIAHSRVPSLGLVLYLLKNSAADFFQFHQSHRQSLGKLQSLEQLPPEELKELCQGLVSGPGGVEKISSVQRSLLARRRLVQFINNRAKLLALCSYVIETCLFVLWRHLEYYLLHCTPSDPKDSLLPGSSLFRTRLADDSLGALQAGGGRGIGLSRVSQQDLDLLKGDMAAGFGEALQRKLLEVEGQYSQVRSRYTFIQALVRRIRGLLRQPKS; from the exons ATGGCGGTGCCGATGGCGGTAAATTCAG GGGCCAGTCTGTGGGGCCCACTTAAAGAGCTGTGGGAGACGGTAGACGGCGCCATACTGAGAAGACAGTCAGAAACCGTCCACCTTCTGgatctgcagctgaagaaacaCAAACCTCACTTTCTCTCCCTTTTTAAGAATCCG ccaaAAAGTccagaacagagagaaaaagtgcGTAAAGCCAGCACAGAAGGCATCGCCATCCAGGGTCAGCAGGGCTCCCGGCTCCTTCCAGAGCAGCTTCTGACCGAGGCCTTCATCCTCAGTGATCTGTTTGACATCGGAGAGTTGGCTGCTTTGGAGCTTCTCTTGGCTG GTGAGCAACAGCAGCCTCATTTTCCAGGCCTGACGCGAGGCCTGGTGGCCGTTCTGCTCTACTGGGACGGGAAGCTGTGCGTCGCCAACTCTCTGCGTACGCTCATCCAGTCACGACATGGCAAGACGTTCACCCTGGATTTGAG TGAAGAGCTGGTTGCCTTGACGACCCGTTTCACAGACGAGCTGATGAGCCAGGGACTGACCAAACGCATCCTGACTTTGGTGTCAGACATAAGTGTGACGCGGGAGTTTGAGCGGCTGCAGAAAGAGCGCGGCTTGGGGAATGAAAAGCACAGAAAGGAG gtTTCTGACCTCATCAGAGAGTGTCGCCAGGCTTTGGCAGACAGCTTGTTTTCGTGGACCTGTCAGTCGCCGCTGACCAGAGACGACaccttggctctgattggtcaccTGGAGACGGTGACGGCTCAGGCCGACGGCTCATTGGACAGCGTAAACCTGGCTCTGGTCATGGCTCTGCTCTACTGTTTGGACGTCAGCTTCATAGAGCAAGGAACAGAAGACAGAGAAG ATCTGCTCCAGGCTCTGCCGCTGCTGACGGAGAGGCAGTACGTCTCGGCGGTTCACAGCCGCCTGATGGACGGCCAGCCGTGGAAACTCCCAGGGCTGCAGGCCGTGTGCCGGCTGGCCTGGGCTCTGGCTCTCAGGGTTCTGTCCCAGCTGCCGCAGGGGTCAG ccCTGGTTGAATTCACCGAAGCGGACGAGGCGCTGGCCGACCAGGCTCTGCTGGGAGACGTCTTCCTCTTCATGAAGGAGGGGATTCTGGGATGCAACGCTTGTGCCCAGGAAGAGTTTTACATTCGCCGCCTCCATTCGCTCATCACAGACTTCCTTGCTCTCATGCCGATGAAG GTGAAGCAGCTTCGTAACCGCGCTGATGAAGACGCCCGTCTGGTCCACATGTCTCTGCAGATGGACAGCGAACTTCCATCTTCACTGCGGAAAGATTTGGATCACCTCATGGTTCTG ATCGGGGAGTTTTACACTAAAGACCCGTTTGGACTGGAGCTGGGTCTGGAGTTCTGGTGTCCCACCGAGTCTCTGCAGCACACCTCGCTGCAGGGCTCGTACCTCGGCATGGCGCTGCAGCGGCCGCCTCATAAACAG GTGGTCCTGTCAAAGTTTGTGCGTCAGATGGGAGACCTTCTGCCCTCCACCCTCTACATTTCCTACCTGAGCATGTTGAAAGGCCTTGCCAACGGCCCGCAGTGTGCTCACTACTGCTTCAGTCTTCTGAAGACCAACGGGGCTACACACA GTGACAACATCCAGGGAGCTTCAGGCAGTCCGGTGTCCTGGGAGCATTTCTTCCACTCCCTCATGCTGTACCATGAGAACCTGAGACGAGACCTTCCCAATCCGGACTCGGCCCACTACCGCCACCCGCCGCTGCGGGGAATCACCCAGCGAGAGCTGGAAGGACTCACTGCCTTCCTGCAGCTTCTCACCACTATCATTACCTGG AGTGAGAACGCTCGACTGGCGTTGTGCGAACACCCACAGTGGACTCCGGTGGTGGTGATGCTGGGATTGCTGCAGTGCAGCGTTCCTCCGGTTCTGAAGGCGGAGCTCCTTCAGTCGCTGGCAGCTTTTGGGAAGTCGCCAGAGATCGCCGCGTCTCTCTGGCAGTCGCTAGAGTACACACAG ATCCTCCAGACTGTCCGAGCGCCGGGCCAGAGGCAAGCAGCCGGGATTGAG GTGGAGCTGAATGAGATCGAGTCGAGCTGTGAGGAGTATCCTCTGACCCGGGCCTTCTGCCACCTCATCAGCACCCTGGTGGAGAGCAGCATACCTGGTAATTTGGGGGCGGGGCTTCGCGTTCCCGGCTTCCAGCCCTACCTGAACTTCCTGCGTGACTCCGTGTTCCTCCCGTTCCCGACCCGAGCGTATCGCCGTCCAGCTGAGAAG TGGGAGGTCGCTGACAGCGTCCTGGAGGTTTTCCACAAGCTGCTGCGCGACTACGAGCCGCAGCCTTCGGACTTTGTGCAGGAGACGGTGGAGCTGCAGGGGGAGCAGGTCCTCGCTCACAAGCCGCCCGGCCACAGCATCATGTTCCACCTGCTCAACGACTCGCCCATGCTGGCGCTCTGCCTCAGCCTGCTGGAGGAGGGCGTCCGCCAGCTGGACACATACGCTCTCTTCCCCG GTAAGAAGCACCTGGAGTCCGCTGTGCTGCACTGTCTGTGCCTGCTGGACCTGGCGCTGCAGAAGGAGGTGATGTTCATGGACCTGCTGCGGGAGAGCCAGTCGTCTCTGCTCGTCTCCCCCCTGGAGCAGCTCTTCCAGGGGGTCAGTCCGCAGACCAGGAGAGCCGACCACATCGTAAACATCGCCAG GTATCTTTACCACAGCAGCTCAAACCCAGAAGCTGCTTTCCAGAGCGCCAGGATTCTGCGACGCATCGCCAACTACCCCAACATCCAGATTCGGCTGGTGGGAGATTTCACACATGACCAG GCGGTGAGTGCAAAGCTGATGGCTGGATTTGTGGAGTGTTTGGACAATGAAGAGGCAGAAGAaggaacagaaggagaagatg ATGTTGATCGACCAAAGAAAGTGGCGAGAATCCGACACAAAACCCAGATCCACATCCTGAACCTGCTCATCACCTCCTTGGAGCTGAAGGCGCCCAACCTGGCGCTCTACCTTCTGGGTTATGAAGTCAAGAAGCCGGTGGCTTCCACCAACCTGCAGGATCCAG GTGTGCTGGGGTGTCTGCGTAGCTGCCTGCACGCCATCCTGAGTCTGCTGCAGCGAGGCACAGAGAAACGGTCCGGACCCGTCCTCACCCAGCAGGCGCCTCACCTGGCGGAGCTCTGCTACCAG GTGATCTACCAGCTGTGCGCCTGTCCCGACACATCTGGACCCACCATGCGCTACCTGAGGACCAGCCAGGACTTCCTGTTCTCCCACCTGCAGCACCTCCCCTTCGTCCTGACAG AGAACCAGATTGCGGCGCTGTCCCAGATGTCGTGGCTCATGAAGACGGCCGCCATCGAGCTGAGGGTGACCTCACTGAACCGGCAGCGCTCGCACACGCAGCGCCTCCTCAGCCTCCTGCTGGACGACCAGCCGCACCCGCAGCACGCAG ccGATGGAGAGTCTGGCATGGAAGAAGACAGCAGATCAGTCAGCGGTTTCCTCCATTTTGAGACGGTCTGTAAAG TGCGCAGGAAGCTGCTCAGCGTTCTGGACGCCATCGACTTCAGTCAGGACTTAccggagctgctgcagctggactTCTTTGAGCGCGCTCAGATCGAACAGGTGATCTCCAACTGTGAGCATGTGAACGAACAGGGCCACACCGTCTGCAACGTCAAG TTGCTGCACAGAGTGCTGGTGGCCGAGGTGAACGCCCTGCAGGGCATGGCCGCCATCGGACAGAGACCGCTGCTCATGGAA GAGGTGAACTCCATCCTGCAGCAGGTGGTGGAGCGAAACCGCGTCCGCCGCAGCCTGAGCGCCAAGCGGCACGCGCTGCAGTCCTGGAGGAGCCTGGTGGAGACGCTGCTGACCGCCTGCCCAGCTGACCTGATTCCTGCTGACGACCGGCAGCTCATCATCAGAGACCTGCTGCTCGACCTCTTTGATAAG GTTTTATCAGAGGACGCAGCAGGAGAGTTGATGTCCATCGTTGCCGGCGCCGTATTCACTCTGACCGCCCAGCTCAGCCAATCGGTGCTCTCGGAGCAGCAGCAGGGCGTAGGATCAGAAGCGTCTTCAGGCTTCGCCTCCATCGCTAACTCCGCCCTCCACCTCATCCTCCGCAAGCTGCTGGACTTCATCCTCTGCACCG GAGGCGGATACCAGCGGCTACGTGCGCACCTGTACGGCTCTCTGCTGTATTACCTGCAAATGGCCCAGAAACCAGAGGAACCAGACACTCTGCAGACCG ctggaAAAGCCATGTGGGAGCGACTCACGGCTCCCGAAGACGGATTCTCCAAACTGCAGAGGGAGAACCTCGCCATCATCGAAAGCTACGGCAAAACGCTGATGGAGGTCGTCTGTAGGGACGCCTGTGACGGTCACGAAATAAGCAGG ATGCTGGCTCTAGCCGTTCTGGACCGCATCCTGTCCATCGATCGTCAGAATCAGTGGCTGCTCTACGTGTGTAACAGCGGCTACCTGCGCTCTCTGGTGGAGAGTCTGCGGCAGGATGACGCCGCCCTGCAGAGCCTGCTGGCGCCGCAGCCGCCCCTCCTCAAGCCGCTCTACATCTACGAAAGCAAGATG GCTCTGCTGACTCGTGTGGCGAAAAGCGGCCAGGGAGCCGTGGAGCTGCTGCGCTGCGGCCTGGTGGCGCAGCTGATCGAGTGCCAGGTGTTCGACATGGTTCCCGACTCCGACTCCCACAG GATGATGAGGGATCCGTCAGGCTTCATCCCGAGTCCGATAGATCGCTACAGGCAGATTCTCCTACCAACTCTGAAGCTTCTTCAGGTCATACTGACGTCTACGTCCATGAaccaccagcagggggcggcgCAG gtCCTCCAGTGGCTGATCGTCCATGCAGACACGGTTCAGTCTTTGCTGCGCTGTCAGGATCTGAGTTTGGGATCTTTGAAGGAGCTCTCTCTGCTCACGGCCATCATCAGTAAAACCGCTCTGCCAG GCGTCCTGGAGATGGGAGGAGACATCAACAGTGCCGCTCTGATGGAGTTCCAGGGTCACATCACCAGATTTCAG CGGCTGTGCCTGTCCCTGCTGGGTCGCCTCGCAGGAAGCGAACGGGAGCGGCTGCTGAAGCAGGCGGACATTTCTTCACCCGGAGACTCGGCCGAACGACGGGAGGAAATGGAGGCGGCCATGATGCAG GTGTGCGCTAACATCATGGAGTTCTGCCagacgctgctgctgcagagctcCTCCCAGGCCCAGTTCAGCATCTGCCTGTTCAGTCCATCAGGCAGCGAGCCGGCCGGCCGAGACGGAGCGCGCTCAG atctCTCGTCCTCTGTGCCGTCCATCGCTCACTCACGCGTCCCCAGCCTGGGTCTGGTTCTGTACCTGCTGAAGAACAGCGCTGCAGATTTCTTCCAGTTCCACCAGAGCCACAGGCAGAGCCTGGGCAAGCTGCAGAGCCTGGAGCAGCTTCCTCCAGAGGAGCTGAAGGAG
- the agk gene encoding acylglycerol kinase, mitochondrial, translated as MARVVKVFRTLRNHWKKSTLAACVLSYGGYWLYGKHCDSVLRREACQLAREFGRQQIAPQERLKKATVILNPAASNGKANNLFEKNAAPILHLAGVEITVVKTDYEGQAKKLMELMEQTDMLIVAGGDGTLQEVITGLLRRPDQEAFSSTPIGFIPLGSHNSLSPSLHFLSDNKVKDITAATLSILKGETVPVDVLQIKGEKEQPVFALIGLRWGAFRDVAAKISKYWYLGPLKTNAAHWFHTLKEWPLVHDVSVSLLAPRPRPPDLDPQRPPRPNLLHRIIRRLKNYWSPPAAEPLKPEEPEKWEEQQLSTPELYIQTHNKNPAERRINDSLMICAEPGNKTVGEFISVGNKKVKDPTLFTENSTKLEASVCRLTLPEGAAGFYNIDNEEYEAVPVEVRLLPRKLRFFISAERREELISQPQ; from the exons ATGGCTCGGGTTGTTAAAGTGTTTCGGACTCTGAGGAACCACTGGAAGAAATCCACGTTAGCTGCGTGTGTCCTGTCCTACGGAGGGTACTGGCTGTATGGTAAACACTG TGACAGCGTGTTGCGCAGAGAGGCCTGCCAACTGGCCAGA GAGTTTGGACGCCAGCAGATCGCACCTCAGGAGAGACTGAAGAAAGCAACCGTGATTCTGAATCCTGCAGCTTCCAACGG gAAAGCCAACAACTTATTTGAAAAGAATGCAGCTCCTATTTTACACCTGGCTGGCGTGGAAATCACAGTAGTGAAG ACAGACTATGAAGGTCAGGCGAAGAAGCTGATGGAGTTGATGGAGCAGACAGACATGTTGATCGTGGCTGGAGGTGACGGCACGTTGCAGGAGGTCATCACAGGTTTACTGCGGAGGCCGGACCAA GAGGCCTTCAGTAGCACACCGATAGGGTTCATTCCTCTGGGTTCCCATAATTCTCTGAGTCCATCTCTTCATTTCCTCAGTGACAACAAAGTCAA GGACATCACGGCCGCCACGCTGTCCATCCTGAAAGGAGAGACGGTCCCTGTGGACGTGCTTCAAATCAAA ggagagaaggaacagccggtgtttgctctgattggtttgCGTTGGGGCGCCTTCAGAGACGTCGCCGCAAAGATCAGCAA ATACTGGTACCTCGGACCCCTGAAGACGAACGCAGCTCATTGGTTCCACACCCTGAAG GAGTGGCCTCTGGTCCACGACGTCTCGGTGTCCCTCTTGGCTCCCAGACCTCGGCCCCCTGATCTGGACCCTCAGAGGCCCCCCAGGCCTAATCTGCTGCACCGCATCATCCGCAGACTGAAAAACTACTGGAGCCCTCCGGCTGCAG agcCTCTGAAACCAGAAGAGCCAGAGAAGtgggaggagcagcagctgtcTACACCAGAGCTCTACATCCAAACCCACAACAAAAACCCAGCAGAGCGG CGGATAAATGACTCTCTGATGATCTGCGCTGAGCCAGGAAACAAAACTGTGGGCGAGTTCATCTCTGTCGG GAATAAAAAAGTGAAGGATCCGACACTTTTCACTGAAAACTCGACCAAGCTGGAGGCCAGTGTTTGCCGGCTGACGCTGCCGGAG GGCGCCGCCGGCTTCTATAACATCGACAACGAGGAATACGAGGCGGTGCCCGTAGAGGTCCGGCTGTTGCCTAGGAAACTACGCTTCTTCATCAGCGCCGAGCGAAGAGAGGAGCTCATCTCACAGCCGCAGTGA